One window from the genome of Castellaniella sp. MT123 encodes:
- the nadC gene encoding carboxylating nicotinate-nucleotide diphosphorylase, which produces MSLSPSTLRNPHAPFPPALQASFDANIDRALAEDIGTGDITGLLIPADQIEAARVIVRERAVLCGAPWFEAVMHRVDSRILLDWAYAEGDWMEPGSVVCRLHGPARALLTAERTALNFLQLFSGVATATRRYADLISGTKAAVLDTRKTLPGLRQGQKYAVRVGGGRNQRLALYDGVLIKENHIAAAGGIAPALKAAQALPYDVPVQIEVESLDELTQALDAGAASVLLDNFALDDLRAAVSLNAGRALLEASGGITHETVRAIAQTGVDRISVGSLTKDVKATDYSMRIV; this is translated from the coding sequence ATGAGTCTCTCGCCGTCCACCCTACGCAATCCCCACGCTCCTTTTCCCCCTGCCCTGCAGGCTTCTTTCGATGCCAACATCGACCGCGCGCTGGCCGAGGACATCGGTACCGGCGACATCACCGGCTTGCTGATTCCAGCGGATCAGATCGAAGCCGCGCGCGTCATCGTGCGCGAGCGCGCCGTGCTATGCGGCGCCCCCTGGTTCGAAGCTGTCATGCATCGGGTCGACTCCCGGATCTTGCTGGACTGGGCCTATGCCGAGGGTGACTGGATGGAACCCGGCTCGGTTGTCTGCCGGCTGCATGGGCCTGCCCGGGCCCTGCTGACGGCCGAACGCACCGCTCTGAACTTCCTGCAGCTTTTTTCGGGCGTGGCGACCGCAACGCGCCGTTACGCGGATCTGATCAGCGGCACCAAGGCCGCCGTGCTGGATACCCGCAAAACGTTGCCAGGCCTGCGGCAGGGGCAGAAATACGCCGTCCGCGTGGGCGGCGGCCGCAACCAGCGGCTGGCGCTCTATGACGGCGTGCTCATCAAGGAAAACCACATCGCGGCGGCGGGCGGCATCGCGCCAGCCCTGAAGGCCGCCCAGGCCCTGCCATATGACGTCCCCGTGCAGATCGAGGTCGAGAGCCTGGACGAACTGACTCAGGCGCTGGATGCCGGTGCCGCCTCGGTCCTGCTGGACAATTTTGCGCTGGATGACCTGCGGGCGGCTGTGTCGCTGAACGCCGGGCGCGCCCTGCTGGAAGCATCCGGCGGGATCACGCACGAGACCGTGCGCGCCATCGCGCAGACGGGCGTGGACCGCATCTCGGTCGGCAGCCTGACCAAGGACGTCAAGGCGACCGACTATTCGATGCGGATCGTCTGA
- the nadA gene encoding quinolinate synthase NadA, producing MPSGNRIVEFDRPDMASGTLSVAEAWARVNPPLSSEERDFQKTRVRSLLKLRNAVLVAHYYVDADIQDLAEETGGCVSDSLEMARFGRDHAADTLVVSGVRFMGETAKILSPEKRILMPDLDATCSLDLGCDPVAFAQFRAQHPDRVVVVYANTSAAVKAQADWMVTSSIGLDIVADLHNQGKKILWAPDRHLGSYIQRQTGADMVLWQGSCTVHDEFKSIELDLMRRDHPDALILVHPESPAAVVSQADVVGSTSRLLAAVTESSATTFIVATDQGLLHKMRLAAPGKTFIAAPTAGESATCKSCAHCPWMAMNSLKGVADALEFGTNEIHLDPALGRQAKVCIDRMLDFAAARKRKVQPGPDLAQEQALFSQVGPA from the coding sequence ATGCCTTCAGGTAACCGAATCGTTGAATTCGACCGCCCGGACATGGCCAGCGGAACGCTGAGCGTTGCCGAGGCCTGGGCCCGGGTCAATCCCCCCCTGTCTTCCGAGGAACGCGACTTTCAGAAGACCCGCGTCCGCAGCCTGCTGAAATTGCGCAATGCCGTCCTGGTCGCGCACTATTACGTGGACGCCGACATCCAAGACCTGGCCGAGGAAACTGGCGGCTGCGTGTCGGATTCGCTGGAAATGGCTCGCTTCGGCCGCGATCACGCCGCCGATACCCTGGTGGTCTCGGGGGTGCGCTTCATGGGCGAGACCGCGAAAATCCTCAGTCCGGAAAAACGCATTCTGATGCCGGATCTGGATGCCACCTGTTCCCTGGATCTGGGCTGCGACCCGGTGGCCTTCGCCCAGTTTCGCGCGCAGCACCCCGACCGCGTCGTTGTGGTCTACGCCAACACCAGCGCCGCAGTGAAGGCGCAAGCCGACTGGATGGTCACGTCCTCCATCGGCCTGGACATCGTCGCCGACCTGCACAATCAGGGGAAAAAGATCCTCTGGGCACCCGACCGCCACCTGGGCTCCTACATCCAGCGGCAAACCGGTGCCGACATGGTGCTGTGGCAGGGTTCCTGTACCGTGCACGACGAATTCAAGAGCATCGAGCTGGACCTGATGCGCCGCGACCACCCTGACGCGCTGATCCTGGTGCACCCGGAATCGCCTGCGGCGGTCGTCTCCCAGGCCGATGTCGTGGGTTCGACCTCGCGCCTGCTGGCGGCCGTCACCGAATCGTCCGCGACGACCTTCATCGTGGCGACCGATCAGGGCCTGCTGCACAAGATGCGGCTGGCGGCCCCCGGCAAAACCTTCATCGCTGCCCCCACAGCGGGCGAATCGGCGACCTGCAAGAGCTGCGCTCATTGCCCCTGGATGGCCATGAACTCGCTCAAGGGTGTGGCCGATGCCCTCGAATTCGGTACCAACGAGATCCACCTGGATCCCGCGCTGGGTCGTCAGGCAAAAGTCTGTATCGACCGCATGCTGGATTTCGCGGCCGCGCGCAAGCGCAAGGTGCAGCCGGGGCCGGATCTGGCACAGGAACAGGCGCTGTTCTCGCAGGTAGGCCCGGCATGA